The proteins below come from a single Arthrobacter sp. B1I2 genomic window:
- a CDS encoding GAF and ANTAR domain-containing protein — translation MPHAGVPEDEDFADVALHLQESFLQNPEVEAFLQDLATYAATRLGGQGHECSCEIVVLRPKKPAASAGSNPSAQLISQLESTLGDGPGRTAMRTATTVLVADLRREKRWPEYVQAVQGRGFLSVLSIPAALEGGSEGVLTFYCSRPVAFGTNGVDAAEAFVRQASKGLKLALRMLKLEETKDGMSAAMQTRTVIDLATGAIMAQNRCSQAAAFKLLADASSTRNMKLRDVAAAVVASVAGAADTFTYFDE, via the coding sequence GTGCCCCACGCCGGCGTGCCTGAAGACGAAGACTTCGCAGACGTTGCCCTGCATCTCCAGGAGTCGTTCCTGCAGAACCCCGAGGTTGAGGCATTTCTCCAGGATCTCGCGACCTACGCTGCCACCCGGCTCGGCGGGCAGGGCCACGAATGCTCCTGTGAAATCGTGGTGCTGCGGCCCAAGAAGCCTGCGGCGAGCGCCGGCAGCAATCCCAGTGCACAACTCATATCGCAGCTGGAGTCCACACTCGGTGACGGTCCGGGCAGAACGGCGATGCGGACAGCGACGACCGTGCTGGTTGCCGACCTGCGGCGGGAAAAGCGCTGGCCGGAGTACGTCCAGGCCGTCCAGGGCCGGGGCTTCCTCTCCGTGCTGAGCATTCCCGCAGCGCTTGAAGGGGGTTCGGAGGGAGTGCTCACGTTCTACTGCTCGCGGCCCGTCGCCTTCGGCACCAACGGTGTTGATGCGGCGGAAGCGTTCGTCCGGCAGGCCTCCAAGGGCCTGAAACTCGCCCTGCGGATGCTGAAGCTGGAAGAGACGAAAGACGGCATGAGCGCCGCCATGCAGACACGCACCGTGATCGACCTGGCAACCGGAGCCATCATGGCGCAGAACCGGTGCAGCCAGGCTGCGGCCTTCAAGCTGTTGGCGGACGCATCCAGCACGCGGAACATGAAACTCCGGGATGTTGCGGCCGCCGTGGTCGCATCAGTTGCCGGCGCCGCGGACACCTTTACCTACTTCGACGAGTAG
- a CDS encoding carboxylesterase/lipase family protein produces MTRLSTPCGSVDGSSLVTDGTTIHRFLGIPYAGPPSGANRFRPPVPVLPWSGALDCTAPGPAAPQNPESHAPPGSTPRSWSEAGCLNLNVWTPGTDGPAKPVMVWIHGGAYLMGANSDAMYDGTRLAAAAGVVLVSVNYRLGALGFLHLADLLGAGYEDSSNLALLDQLEALRWIRRNIAAFGGDPHNVTVFGESAGAAAIGTLLGMPASEGLFRRAIMQSGTAERYCRPEDSARVTSTFLELCGLDASSAQHLLTLPVEQLLQAQAALEQRVAAESFAVPLPFQPTVGTPSLPVPPLDSVRNGVNRGVDLLIGTNLNEGSFAVEMRPPAPADPDYPDRAAAVLSGAGVPPALASGYADALARMLRREPADKELLEAAIADSLYRQPSNGLLAARQVAAGGGAPGKNFAYLFTWRSPAMGGKLGACHALDIPFVFRQLDAPEAAFLTRGEAPQSLSDAMSGAWGAFARTGTPGTPALAWPEYGGHRSTMVLDGESRLEADPRSEIREFFETVRLLPAS; encoded by the coding sequence ATGACGCGCCTCTCCACCCCCTGCGGATCCGTCGATGGCAGCTCTTTGGTGACTGACGGGACCACAATCCATCGGTTCCTCGGCATCCCGTACGCCGGGCCGCCGTCGGGAGCCAACCGTTTCCGGCCGCCGGTACCGGTATTGCCTTGGAGCGGCGCGCTGGACTGCACTGCTCCCGGCCCGGCGGCGCCCCAAAACCCCGAGTCCCATGCACCTCCCGGCTCTACGCCGCGCTCCTGGAGCGAAGCGGGATGCCTGAACCTGAATGTCTGGACGCCGGGGACGGATGGACCGGCCAAACCGGTGATGGTGTGGATCCACGGCGGCGCATACCTCATGGGCGCCAACAGTGATGCAATGTACGACGGCACCCGGCTCGCCGCTGCGGCGGGCGTGGTGCTGGTGTCCGTCAACTACCGGCTGGGCGCGCTGGGTTTCCTGCACCTGGCGGACCTGCTGGGGGCAGGTTACGAGGACTCGTCCAACCTTGCCCTGCTGGACCAGCTGGAGGCCCTGCGGTGGATCCGCCGCAACATCGCCGCATTCGGCGGCGACCCGCACAACGTGACCGTTTTCGGCGAGTCCGCAGGCGCCGCAGCCATCGGGACCCTGCTGGGCATGCCGGCGTCGGAAGGTCTCTTCCGCCGGGCCATCATGCAGAGCGGCACGGCCGAACGCTACTGCCGGCCGGAGGACTCGGCACGAGTCACCTCCACTTTCCTTGAGCTGTGCGGTCTGGACGCCTCTTCGGCCCAACACCTGCTCACGCTCCCGGTGGAGCAGCTGCTGCAAGCCCAGGCTGCGCTCGAACAGCGCGTCGCGGCGGAATCCTTCGCGGTCCCGCTGCCGTTCCAGCCCACGGTGGGCACGCCGTCGCTGCCGGTTCCGCCGCTCGACAGCGTCCGCAACGGCGTCAACCGCGGGGTAGACCTGCTGATCGGAACCAACCTGAACGAGGGCTCTTTCGCCGTCGAAATGCGCCCGCCGGCTCCTGCTGACCCGGACTACCCGGACCGTGCCGCCGCCGTGCTGTCCGGTGCCGGGGTTCCGCCGGCCCTTGCCTCCGGCTATGCAGACGCGCTGGCCCGGATGCTGCGCAGGGAACCGGCAGACAAGGAACTCCTGGAGGCGGCCATCGCGGATTCCCTCTACCGCCAGCCCAGCAACGGACTCCTGGCTGCACGGCAGGTGGCTGCCGGCGGTGGCGCTCCCGGGAAAAACTTCGCCTACCTCTTCACCTGGCGGAGCCCCGCCATGGGCGGGAAGCTCGGCGCCTGCCACGCGCTGGACATCCCTTTCGTCTTCCGGCAACTGGATGCGCCGGAAGCTGCCTTCCTCACGCGGGGCGAGGCGCCGCAGTCCCTCAGCGACGCCATGAGCGGGGCATGGGGCGCTTTCGCGCGCACGGGAACGCCCGGCACGCCTGCTCTTGCGTGGCCCGAGTATGGCGGGCACCGCAGCACCATGGTGCTCGACGGCGAGTCCCGGCTGGAAGCCGACCCCCGAAGCGAGATCCGCGAGTTCTTCGAAACCGTCAGGCTGCTGCCAGCGAGTTAA
- a CDS encoding SDR family NAD(P)-dependent oxidoreductase, whose amino-acid sequence MTTIHRTAVLTGATSDRGIGITTARRYAREGWGIVILDLDGEKSAKVAAEIGNEFNVPAFGHEIDVANEASVTAAQAAVAAEVAAGNLPPVGALANIAGITSPVPFLETTLELWHKVMDVNATGTYLVTKAFLPDMIENGWGRIVNMSSVSAQRGGGVFGKVPYSAAKAAILGFTKALARELGTTGVTVNAITPGAVDTNIRVGSTEEQEAAINAGIPLGRNATTEEVASVITFLSSEDSAYLTGTTIDINGGSHIH is encoded by the coding sequence ATGACCACCATCCACCGCACTGCAGTCCTCACCGGAGCAACCTCGGACCGGGGCATCGGCATCACCACCGCCCGCCGTTATGCCCGTGAAGGCTGGGGCATCGTGATCCTGGACCTGGACGGCGAAAAGTCCGCCAAGGTCGCCGCGGAAATCGGCAATGAATTCAACGTTCCCGCGTTCGGCCACGAAATCGACGTCGCCAACGAGGCTTCCGTGACCGCAGCCCAGGCCGCCGTCGCCGCCGAGGTGGCCGCCGGCAACCTTCCGCCGGTCGGTGCCCTGGCCAACATCGCCGGCATCACCTCCCCGGTGCCGTTCCTGGAAACCACCCTTGAGCTGTGGCACAAGGTGATGGACGTCAACGCCACCGGCACTTACCTGGTTACCAAGGCGTTCCTGCCGGACATGATCGAAAACGGCTGGGGCCGGATCGTGAACATGTCCTCCGTCTCCGCCCAGCGCGGCGGCGGCGTGTTCGGCAAGGTCCCCTACTCCGCTGCGAAGGCCGCCATCCTGGGCTTCACCAAGGCCCTCGCCCGTGAGCTTGGCACCACGGGCGTCACCGTCAACGCCATCACCCCCGGCGCCGTGGACACCAACATCCGCGTGGGCAGCACCGAAGAGCAGGAAGCCGCCATCAACGCCGGCATTCCCCTGGGACGGAACGCCACCACGGAAGAAGTGGCCTCCGTGATCACCTTCCTGTCCTCCGAAGACTCCGCCTACCTCACCGGCACCACCATCGACATCAACGGCGGCAGCCACATCCACTAA
- a CDS encoding sugar phosphate isomerase/epimerase family protein, translating to MFHSRLGCSSISFRHQDLGGALRTMKGLGFEEIDLGALPGVCDHVPYELDAAAVAAVSAEVDASGLRVRSVNGDIGDLNAVLDADGKAARQRHLDALLTLTANTGAKALVLPCGALDHNPVRSVEEDLDLIAAQLIGAGQRAAEFGVELWTESLHFLRFCWNLQRAGLLADRLAGSGVGIVMDFSHIVASGEDIRAYLHRHRGRISHVHLRDAVPGNINLSIGNGDADFAGGLKRLAADGYAGHFSLELETRDVTNDERPAAAAKAASFITDLI from the coding sequence ATGTTCCATTCCAGACTCGGGTGCTCATCCATCAGCTTCCGGCACCAGGACCTGGGCGGCGCCCTGCGCACCATGAAGGGGCTGGGCTTCGAGGAGATCGACCTGGGCGCACTGCCCGGTGTGTGCGACCACGTTCCCTACGAACTCGATGCGGCCGCGGTTGCTGCGGTGTCAGCCGAAGTGGATGCCTCCGGCCTCCGCGTCCGGTCTGTGAACGGCGACATTGGGGACCTGAACGCAGTGCTCGACGCCGACGGCAAGGCAGCAAGGCAGCGCCACCTGGACGCCTTGCTCACCCTCACGGCCAACACCGGCGCCAAGGCCCTGGTCCTGCCCTGCGGCGCCCTGGACCACAACCCGGTCCGGAGCGTCGAGGAGGACCTGGACCTCATCGCCGCGCAGCTCATTGGTGCCGGTCAGCGGGCGGCGGAGTTCGGCGTCGAACTCTGGACGGAATCGCTGCACTTTCTGCGGTTCTGCTGGAACCTGCAGCGCGCGGGACTGCTGGCGGACCGGTTGGCCGGATCCGGCGTCGGAATCGTCATGGACTTCAGCCACATTGTGGCGTCCGGCGAGGACATCCGGGCGTACCTCCACCGGCACCGCGGCCGAATCAGCCACGTACACCTGCGCGACGCCGTGCCGGGGAACATCAACCTCAGCATCGGCAACGGGGACGCCGACTTCGCCGGTGGCCTGAAGCGGCTCGCCGCGGACGGTTACGCGGGCCACTTCTCACTTGAACTGGAAACCCGGGACGTCACCAACGACGAACGCCCGGCCGCCGCCGCCAAGGCGGCAAGCTTCATCACCGACCTCATCTAA
- a CDS encoding MFS transporter, producing the protein MSKDALTMRGPVHGTKDARRVAIGSGVGAVIETYDFIGFGTAAALYFGTAFFPGSDPVTGTLASFATLGVGFAARPLGGIIGGHLGDKVGRKPVLVASLILMGLATFAIGLLPTYAAVGLLAPALLVFVRIVQGLAFGAEWGGAILMSYEHAPWKTKGKYTGIVQAGFPVGLLLANLTFLASTSLGGELAWRIPFLASIVLVVVGLIIRSKVPESPVFDEVKDSGTIVKSPIVEVIRTDWRNIVKGIGLRIAETAGYAVSITYMISYLNSQHLADKSQTLVALCIASAIGIFATQAWAALTDRIGRRPLYVWSTAFAALFAIPMFLLVNTGLFIAIIITLVISYAVCQNSLAGAQGAWFPELFQAKTRASGASLAYQISAMVSGFTPFITTLLFVSFGWMGPALLFGTYALIGLWAAIATRETWGKRERELADEATKSTPNTVNA; encoded by the coding sequence ATGAGCAAAGATGCTCTGACCATGCGCGGTCCGGTCCACGGCACCAAGGACGCCAGGCGTGTTGCCATCGGATCCGGCGTGGGGGCCGTCATCGAGACCTATGACTTCATCGGCTTCGGCACCGCTGCCGCACTGTACTTCGGCACCGCATTCTTCCCCGGGAGCGATCCTGTCACCGGCACCCTTGCCTCCTTCGCCACCCTCGGCGTCGGTTTTGCGGCCCGTCCCCTGGGCGGCATCATCGGCGGCCACCTCGGTGACAAGGTGGGCCGCAAGCCCGTCCTGGTCGCCTCACTGATCCTGATGGGCCTGGCCACGTTCGCCATCGGCCTGCTCCCGACCTACGCGGCGGTGGGGCTGCTGGCCCCCGCACTGCTCGTCTTTGTCCGAATCGTCCAGGGCCTGGCCTTCGGCGCGGAATGGGGCGGTGCCATCCTGATGAGCTACGAGCACGCACCCTGGAAGACCAAGGGCAAGTACACCGGCATCGTCCAGGCCGGCTTCCCCGTGGGCCTGCTCCTGGCCAACCTGACCTTCCTGGCGAGCACCAGCCTCGGCGGCGAACTGGCCTGGCGCATCCCGTTCCTAGCAAGCATCGTCCTGGTGGTTGTCGGGCTGATCATCCGTTCCAAGGTCCCGGAGTCCCCCGTCTTCGACGAGGTCAAGGACAGCGGCACCATCGTCAAGTCGCCCATTGTCGAGGTCATCAGGACTGACTGGCGCAACATCGTCAAGGGCATCGGCCTGCGCATCGCCGAAACCGCCGGCTACGCCGTGTCCATCACCTACATGATTTCCTACCTCAACAGCCAGCACCTGGCGGACAAGAGCCAGACCCTGGTCGCCCTCTGCATCGCCTCCGCTATCGGTATCTTTGCCACCCAGGCCTGGGCAGCCCTTACCGACCGCATTGGCCGCCGTCCGCTGTACGTCTGGTCCACGGCCTTTGCCGCCCTGTTTGCGATCCCGATGTTCCTGCTGGTCAACACCGGCCTGTTCATTGCCATCATCATCACCCTCGTAATCTCCTACGCGGTCTGCCAGAACTCCCTCGCCGGCGCCCAGGGCGCCTGGTTCCCCGAGCTCTTCCAGGCCAAGACCCGCGCTTCCGGCGCCAGCCTGGCGTACCAGATCTCCGCCATGGTGTCCGGTTTCACCCCGTTCATCACCACCCTGCTGTTTGTCAGCTTCGGCTGGATGGGTCCGGCGTTGCTCTTCGGCACCTACGCCCTGATCGGACTCTGGGCCGCCATCGCCACCCGCGAAACCTGGGGCAAACGGGAGCGCGAGCTGGCTGACGAAGCCACCAAAAGCACCCCCAACACCGTCAACGCCTGA
- a CDS encoding transketolase, with product MPTDTVQDRAPQGPKLQTEVTPGRVDRISAAAYRIRHHALNMGEVQGQGYVGQALGAADMLATVYGDQLNFRAGDPHWEARDRFLLSTGHYAIGHYAALAEAGIVPVEELETYGSDDSRLPMSGMSTYTPGMEISGGSLGHGLTIAVGMALGLRYQGSSARVFNFLSDGELDEGSTWEAAMGAHHHQLGNLTAMVDINALQADGKTDTVLRTEPVTEKWESFGWYTQRVDGNDVGALLTAFDNAAAQAAAVGRPSVILCDTKVGRGVPLLEDREKAHFMRIEEHEWQTCREQLTAGYEGKASA from the coding sequence ATGCCAACAGATACCGTCCAGGACCGTGCCCCACAGGGACCTAAACTGCAGACCGAAGTGACCCCGGGGCGGGTGGACAGGATCAGCGCCGCCGCCTACCGGATCCGGCACCACGCCCTGAACATGGGCGAGGTCCAGGGCCAGGGCTACGTGGGCCAGGCCCTCGGTGCCGCGGACATGCTCGCCACGGTCTACGGGGACCAGCTGAATTTCCGCGCCGGGGACCCGCACTGGGAGGCACGCGACCGGTTCCTGCTCTCCACCGGGCACTACGCAATCGGCCACTACGCTGCCCTCGCCGAGGCCGGGATTGTTCCGGTCGAGGAACTGGAAACCTACGGCTCCGATGACTCCCGGCTGCCGATGTCCGGCATGTCCACCTACACGCCCGGCATGGAAATCTCCGGCGGTTCCCTGGGGCACGGCCTGACCATCGCCGTGGGCATGGCCCTGGGCCTGCGTTACCAGGGCTCAAGCGCCCGGGTGTTCAACTTCCTCTCCGATGGTGAGCTGGACGAGGGCTCCACCTGGGAAGCGGCAATGGGGGCGCACCATCACCAGCTGGGCAACCTCACCGCCATGGTGGACATCAACGCCCTGCAGGCCGACGGCAAGACGGACACCGTGCTGCGCACCGAGCCGGTCACGGAAAAGTGGGAATCGTTCGGCTGGTACACCCAGCGGGTGGACGGCAACGACGTCGGCGCGCTGCTGACGGCGTTCGACAACGCAGCCGCCCAGGCCGCCGCCGTCGGGCGTCCCTCCGTAATCCTGTGCGACACCAAGGTGGGCCGCGGGGTGCCGCTGCTGGAAGACCGCGAAAAGGCGCACTTCATGCGCATCGAAGAACACGAATGGCAGACCTGCCGCGAGCAGCTCACCGCCGGCTACGAAGGAAAGGCTTCAGCATGA
- a CDS encoding transketolase family protein, whose product MSTTTEAPDTTTAAKPKLKTSAMIASFADPGQKTSSAPFGHALVKAAQENDKIVGLTADLGKYTDMHIFAKAFPERFFQMGMAEQLLFGAAAGLAETGLVPFASTYSVFAARRAYDFLCLDAAEPNLNVNIVGGLPGLTTGYGPSHQATEDMAIFRGMPNLTIVDPCDSVDIEQAVPQLAASEGPTYLRLLRGNVPTVLDEYGYTFELGKAKVLRGGNDVVFISSGLMTMRALQAAKALAAHNVDVAVVHTPTIKPFDAATVLKEINTDRLAVTLENHSVVGGLFETVASAVVTAGLGKRVVPVALPDQFLDAGALPTLHDRYGLAVDRIVAKVLAELG is encoded by the coding sequence ATGAGCACCACCACCGAGGCTCCCGACACGACCACAGCGGCCAAGCCCAAGCTGAAGACCTCCGCGATGATCGCCTCCTTCGCCGACCCCGGCCAGAAGACGTCCTCCGCACCGTTCGGGCACGCACTGGTCAAGGCCGCACAGGAGAATGACAAAATCGTCGGCCTCACCGCGGATCTGGGCAAGTACACGGACATGCACATCTTCGCCAAGGCCTTCCCGGAGCGGTTCTTCCAGATGGGCATGGCAGAGCAGCTGCTCTTCGGCGCCGCCGCCGGCCTGGCTGAGACCGGGCTGGTGCCGTTCGCCTCCACTTATTCGGTGTTCGCCGCCCGCCGCGCCTACGACTTCCTCTGCCTGGACGCTGCCGAACCGAACCTGAACGTCAACATCGTGGGCGGCCTGCCCGGCCTGACCACCGGGTACGGCCCCAGCCACCAGGCCACCGAGGACATGGCGATCTTCCGGGGCATGCCCAACCTGACCATCGTGGACCCCTGCGACTCGGTGGACATCGAGCAGGCAGTCCCCCAGCTTGCAGCTTCGGAGGGACCGACCTACCTGCGGCTGCTGCGCGGCAACGTGCCCACCGTGTTGGATGAGTACGGTTACACGTTCGAACTCGGCAAGGCCAAGGTCCTGCGCGGCGGCAACGACGTCGTGTTCATCTCCTCCGGCCTGATGACCATGCGTGCCCTGCAGGCAGCGAAGGCCCTCGCGGCACACAACGTGGACGTCGCCGTCGTGCACACCCCCACGATCAAGCCGTTCGACGCCGCAACCGTCCTCAAGGAAATCAACACGGACCGTCTGGCTGTCACCCTGGAAAACCACTCCGTGGTGGGCGGCCTGTTCGAAACCGTCGCGTCCGCCGTCGTCACCGCGGGCCTGGGCAAGCGCGTGGTGCCGGTCGCGCTCCCGGACCAGTTCCTGGACGCGGGCGCACTGCCCACCCTGCACGACCGCTACGGCCTGGCCGTGGACCGCATCGTGGCCAAGGTCCTGGCTGAGCTCGGCTAA
- a CDS encoding GntR family transcriptional regulator: MAGLTAPLLGLEKKSLREQALSALRTAITSGELEPGRHLVETELSEMLQISRGTLREALRQLEQEGLLSAGPRGRLSVRHLDEKDIRDIYAVRAALESLAARTLCELPDRQHVTESLHKAIDAMAAAASGSLEERIESDLEFHRTLCRLTGNETLLHSWESLEGSIRMSIMFAGLQKGVSNMSVDRHKDIVAAIDTGDATLARKTILEHMATAAANLVA, encoded by the coding sequence ATGGCCGGACTGACCGCCCCGCTGCTGGGACTGGAAAAGAAGAGCCTGCGCGAGCAGGCGCTCTCGGCGCTGAGGACCGCCATCACCAGTGGCGAGCTGGAGCCCGGCCGGCACCTGGTGGAGACAGAACTTTCCGAAATGCTGCAGATCAGCCGGGGCACCCTTCGGGAAGCCCTCCGCCAGCTGGAGCAGGAGGGGCTACTGTCCGCAGGGCCGCGCGGCCGGCTGTCGGTCCGGCACCTGGACGAAAAGGACATCCGGGACATCTACGCCGTCCGCGCCGCTTTGGAATCCCTTGCCGCCCGGACCTTGTGCGAACTGCCGGACCGGCAGCACGTCACCGAATCCCTGCACAAAGCCATCGACGCCATGGCGGCGGCAGCCAGCGGAAGCCTCGAGGAACGGATCGAGTCCGACCTTGAGTTCCACCGCACACTCTGCCGGCTCACCGGCAACGAAACGCTGCTCCATTCCTGGGAATCACTGGAGGGCTCCATCCGCATGTCCATCATGTTCGCCGGCCTTCAAAAAGGTGTCAGCAACATGAGCGTGGACCGCCACAAGGACATCGTGGCAGCCATCGACACCGGGGATGCCACCCTGGCCCGCAAGACCATCCTGGAACACATGGCTACCGCTGCCGCGAACCTGGTGGCTTAG
- a CDS encoding transferase, with translation MTAKFVSVEDDAGKVTRYARHDNGGGLIAPGAHVADSARIGPMTYVEHGAEVGAGCRIGHGSWIDRDAVIGDRTVIGDGVRIGRGTVIGNRVNIGSHSRIGSSVLIEHGVHLDTDSTVPDGSEVLAGAHSRLAPARHRTHRKTRGGMAA, from the coding sequence ATGACCGCAAAGTTTGTGTCAGTTGAGGACGACGCCGGCAAGGTCACCCGGTACGCCCGCCACGACAACGGCGGCGGACTCATCGCACCCGGCGCCCACGTGGCGGACAGCGCCAGGATCGGCCCCATGACCTATGTGGAGCACGGCGCCGAGGTGGGTGCGGGCTGCCGGATTGGGCACGGCAGCTGGATCGACCGGGACGCAGTCATCGGTGACCGGACGGTCATCGGGGACGGCGTACGGATCGGCCGGGGCACCGTCATCGGCAACCGGGTGAACATCGGCAGCCACTCGCGCATCGGCTCCAGCGTCCTGATCGAGCACGGCGTCCACCTGGATACCGACAGCACGGTTCCCGACGGCAGCGAGGTCCTCGCCGGGGCGCACTCCCGCCTCGCACCGGCAAGGCACCGGACGCACCGCAAAACCAGGGGCGGAATGGCGGCGTAA
- a CDS encoding LacI family DNA-binding transcriptional regulator — MNEKTTRPALARAGRPSPTLEDLASAAGVSRSTASRAINGGSKVSPEAQAAVDAAIITLGYTPNRAARSLVTRRTASVALVIPEPDARVMMDPYFAAVITGVNEALRNTDMQLVLLMSRAGDDSARTLRYLRGGHVDGAIVVSHHRADDWVETLGETGLPTVFIGRPWDTASGLPFVDLDNFEGGRLAARHLAQMGRTRLGTVAGPTDMTAAVDRLEGWMRGLSEAGLQPGPVIHGDFTTAGGAGAAKSLLTQSPGLDGIFAASDLMALGVVDAVRSMGRRVPDDVAVVGFDNHSILAADGLGLTTVAHPMVDMAVAAGQLLIRAIENPDQRLDPVIYPAELVVRGSAAS; from the coding sequence ATGAACGAAAAGACTACCCGCCCCGCCCTTGCCAGGGCGGGGCGGCCAAGTCCGACGCTGGAGGATCTGGCCTCGGCTGCCGGGGTGTCCCGCTCCACTGCCTCACGGGCCATCAACGGCGGATCGAAGGTCAGCCCGGAAGCCCAGGCCGCCGTCGATGCCGCGATCATTACCCTGGGCTACACGCCCAACCGTGCCGCACGCAGCCTGGTGACCCGTCGCACGGCATCGGTTGCGCTGGTCATTCCGGAACCGGATGCGCGGGTCATGATGGATCCATACTTCGCCGCCGTGATCACGGGCGTTAATGAAGCACTTCGCAATACCGACATGCAGCTCGTGCTGTTGATGTCCCGGGCGGGGGACGACTCCGCGCGGACCCTCCGGTACCTGCGCGGTGGCCACGTGGACGGGGCAATCGTGGTATCACACCACCGTGCAGACGATTGGGTGGAGACCTTGGGGGAAACAGGACTGCCAACAGTCTTTATAGGCAGGCCATGGGACACGGCCTCAGGGCTGCCCTTTGTCGACCTGGACAACTTTGAGGGTGGCCGCTTGGCTGCGCGGCACCTGGCCCAAATGGGACGTACCAGGCTGGGAACTGTTGCCGGTCCCACTGACATGACAGCCGCCGTCGACCGCCTGGAAGGATGGATGCGTGGGCTCAGTGAGGCCGGGCTGCAGCCCGGCCCGGTCATCCACGGCGACTTCACGACGGCGGGCGGTGCCGGCGCCGCAAAGAGCCTCCTCACCCAATCGCCCGGGCTGGACGGCATTTTCGCCGCCTCGGACCTCATGGCGCTGGGCGTGGTGGACGCCGTGCGGAGCATGGGCCGGCGTGTGCCTGACGACGTGGCCGTTGTTGGCTTCGACAACCATTCCATCCTCGCTGCCGACGGCCTGGGACTGACCACGGTCGCCCATCCGATGGTTGACATGGCGGTGGCAGCGGGACAGCTCTTGATCCGCGCCATCGAGAACCCCGATCAACGGCTGGACCCGGTAATCTATCCGGCCGAACTGGTGGTACGCGGGAGCGCAGCTTCCTGA
- a CDS encoding carbohydrate ABC transporter permease gives MTEQTAGKGAARAAARRNAGGKPKAGFGGARRPGFLTYGFLGAVLLASIFPLYWSFLVGSHDNTVLSRGIPLLPGGNFPANAAKVLDSIPFWKAMGNSLIVSGVTAASVVVFSTLAGFAFAKLRFRGSKALLIFVIATMAVPTQLGVVPLFIVMSKLGWTGSLWAVIIPGLVTAFGVFWMTQYLRDALPDELIEAVRMDGASMIQAFWHVGFPAARPAAAMLALFTFVATWTNFFWPFIVLDPSNPTLPVALQLLQAAHFVDYSVVLAGAVLATVPLLLLFIAAGRQLVSGIMQGAVKG, from the coding sequence ATGACTGAACAGACTGCCGGCAAGGGAGCCGCCAGGGCGGCGGCCCGGCGAAACGCCGGCGGGAAACCCAAAGCAGGGTTTGGCGGTGCACGTCGGCCCGGCTTCCTCACCTATGGTTTCCTGGGCGCTGTGCTTCTCGCCTCGATTTTTCCGCTGTACTGGTCCTTCCTGGTGGGCAGCCACGACAACACGGTACTCAGCCGCGGCATCCCGCTGCTCCCCGGCGGAAACTTCCCCGCCAACGCCGCAAAGGTCCTCGACAGCATCCCGTTCTGGAAAGCCATGGGCAACAGCCTCATCGTCTCCGGCGTGACTGCCGCGTCCGTCGTCGTATTCTCCACCCTGGCCGGATTCGCTTTCGCCAAGCTCCGCTTCCGGGGTAGCAAGGCGCTGCTGATCTTCGTTATCGCCACGATGGCAGTTCCCACCCAGCTGGGTGTTGTCCCGCTGTTCATCGTGATGTCGAAGCTCGGATGGACAGGTTCGCTGTGGGCCGTGATCATCCCGGGCCTTGTCACGGCCTTCGGAGTGTTCTGGATGACGCAGTACCTTCGGGACGCCCTGCCGGACGAGCTTATTGAGGCGGTCCGGATGGACGGCGCGTCGATGATCCAGGCGTTCTGGCACGTCGGATTCCCGGCCGCCCGGCCTGCAGCGGCAATGCTTGCCCTGTTCACGTTCGTGGCCACCTGGACAAACTTCTTCTGGCCCTTCATCGTCCTCGACCCCTCAAACCCCACCCTTCCGGTGGCACTGCAGTTGCTCCAGGCTGCCCACTTTGTTGACTACTCGGTGGTCCTGGCCGGCGCTGTTCTCGCTACCGTCCCTCTCTTGCTCCTGTTCATTGCGGCAGGCCGGCAACTCGTATCAGGAATCATGCAAGGAGCAGTAAAAGGATGA